The nucleotide sequence AAACGGATCAGCTCTTCTCGGGAATAGGCTCCGGCCGCATAAAAGGCCGTCAATTCACCAAGACTATGCCCGCCAACCACATCAGGTTGAAGACCAAGTCGGGCCAGTTGCTCCAAACGGAGCATGGAGGCCAAGCAAAGGGCGGGTTGGGCAACCTCTGTTTGTTTGAGCTGCTCTTGCCAGTGAGTAACGTGGGCAAGATCAAGCGCCCTTTCCAGCGGTCGAAAAATAATATCGCTCAGCTGTTGCCCTTCCGACCACCCGAGGGCCCTTTCCATTTTCTGCACAATCGCCTCAGCCCAATCATGCCGTTGCACAAGCTGGCGCCCCATATTGATCTTCTGCGAGCCCTGACCAGGAAAGAGAAAACCAACACGAGGGTTCTGCACATCATTGCCAATACAGATACCTGCTTGAGGATCAAAAAAGATGCGCTGCTCCTTAGGGGGTGCTGTACAAAGGATATGGGCAAGGTTGGCAAGCGCTCCGAGGAGCATCTCCGGCGATTCTGCGGAGAGCGCTGCCCGGACCGGGCCACAGGTTGTATTATGTCCGTACAGAGTGGTAAGATGGGCTGCCAAGTCAAGACGTTCACCTTCACAGATGTTTCGAGCAAGGTCTTCAGCTGCGCGCACTCTCCTCAGCAGGTCCTTAACAGTCTGGGCACTGAAGACAAAGAGCTCTGTGTGCTGGTAATCTGCCAGCAACTTTTGTTCACGGATTGCAGGCATGAGCTTGGGTGAAGGCGGATCACCCGAGGCAAGGGCAAGATGCGAGTTAATACCGCCAAAGCCCATGCCTGAGACACCGGCCCGGAGGGTTTCCTGCGGGGGGCAAACTTCTCCGTGCAGAAGAGGATAGAGCCCTGTTGCCCTGTCGGCAAAAATGGGATTGGGGGTAAAACAATTGGCAAGGGGGGGAAGGATGCGTTGATTCAGGGCGATCACGGTTTTGATCAGGCCACCAACTCCTGAGGCCGCCTTGGTATGACCGATGAGCGATTTCAATGAGGTCATCCCGCAACGACGCAGCTCCATCGGCCTGCCCGCCTTGTCCCTTGTGTTCGTTCCCATGGCCAGAGCTATCCCCTCCAGCTCAATTTTATCGCCAACAGCGGTACCGGTTCCGTGCCCTTCTATGAAATCGAGATCCTGCATATTCCAACCCGCCCGTTCATAGGCCCGCTGCAAGGCCCTGGCCTGGCCTTGGGCGTTAGGGGCTGTTAAACCACCTTTTCCATCCGAGGAAATACCCCAGCCGTGGAGTACAGCATAGACATAATCGCCATCAGCAACAGCGTCCTCCAGGCGTTTCATCACCACAAAGCCACAGCCTTCCCCAGGGATAAATCCATTGGCCCTGCGATCATAGACCCGCATATCCTCGGTGGCCAGAGCAGCAGTTTTGGCAAAGCCGACCAGCTCAAAGGTGTCCAGACTGATATCCACCCCGCCTGCCAAGGCCAGATCCAGATCCCGGTTCATAAGATGTGTTGCAGCGGTTGCTGCCGCAATGATCGAAGAAGAGCAGGCCCCGTCAACGGTGTAGCCGCCCCCATGCAGGTCAAGATAATTACAGATTCTTCCAGCAATGGTATTGGACAGGGCGCCAGCCAGGGTATCTTCGGTGATCGGCGTAAAGACAGACTTATAATAGGCCTCTGCTGTACTGAGCAAGGCAGAGGTCTGCTCCGCAGACAACCCCTTTTTCAAGGCAGCTTTTTCGACGACTCGTCGGACAAAAGGCCATCGAAGACGCAGGCCCTCAGCCCGGGAATGTTCCCCGGTCAAGGTGTTCCCGAGAATGACCCCTGTTCGTTCCTTGGGTACGGCTTCTTTACTCAAACCTACGTCGTCCAACGAGGCAAGGGCAACCTTGAGGGCCAGCCAGTGGACGATATCGGCGGATTCAAAGGTTGAACGAGGAATACGATACTGGGCAGGATCAAAAGAAAACCCATCAACCAACCCGGCCTGACGACAATATGTTGTCTCTGGTGCAGCAGGATCAGGATCATAATAATCTGCCAAGGATAAACGGGTATCTGGAAAAGGACGAAACTGACGCCTTCTCGTCAAGATATTTTCCCAAAAAGCGCGAAGGTCCTGTGCGCCCGGATAATGGCAGGCCATACCGACAATGGCAATCAATGTTGAATTCATTAAATTTATCTTATGAAGTAAGTCCTTCCCGGCTCAGAGAAATAAGGTCATCAGAGCAGCGCCCTTTTTTCTTTGTAACGCCCATCCCTCCCCCTCTAGAGAGGGGCAATAAAACATGAAAGTTGATCGGAGGACTCCAAGAAGTCATCGGTACTTTCATATAAACAAATCGTTCTGAACCCCGTACCTGCGCTTGCTCTACCTGCAATCCTTTTGAATTTTGAACGTACCTCCCCCTGGTCTTTTTCTCAGCAAGAGGTTGTCATGTTAAAAGAAGTACTGCAATTGGATGGTAAGATGACTGTCCTGCTCAAGAGGCCGCACGGAATCCTGGTCAGCTGCATCAACAATAAACAGGGCCTCAAGATGCAGTTTCAAATGCTCGCTTAACCGACGATTGATCTCTCCTGAAAACATAGCGGTGGAGAATTCGATATCCTTCATAATCCCAGCAAGTATCTCGGTTCCGGCGGCATCATTAAAGGCCAAGCGGATCCCTCCGATAACATCATTATTAAAAGGCGTTAAGGACGTGTCCGCCCGATCATCAAAGACGTATTCTCCTATAATCCCAAGATCAGTCGAACTCTCATAAATGCCGTAAAAAGTGTACTCAAAACCAGCAACAGCGGCAGCAAAACCCCTGCCCTGGCCGCTTCGATACAGGGCCTCTCCTTTCAACAACCAATCACCGGCAACCATTTGTATATCCATACCGGTCTGGCTGATTTGGCGATAATAGGGGCGCAGCACAGGACTGCTCCTGTCACCGCCCAACAGCAGGTCAGGGTCCCGGGATGTGCCGATGAAATGAGACAACCCCACATCAGCATTACCCAAGGTATAACTATAACGCACGGCAAAATCAAGATGTGACTGCTCAGCAGCACTCTCGTACAGAGGACTATCAATGATTGGTTCACTGCGGAGACGATCTTTTTGACCAGGAAAGGTGCGCTCACGAAACCAGGGGAGCAGGAAGGCCTCAATCATGCCCTGATCCTGCAGGAGGGTGAGATGCAGCATGGGCTGCCCGAGTTTTTTTTCGCCGCTAAAATCCTCTACAGAGTCTGTCTGATTGATAATATCAACCAGGTGAACAAACTCGGTCGCCCCCCAAAAGACCTTGCTGATGCCAACCTGCATCTCCCAGTTTTCAGCTGGATACAAAAAGTTTGCCTCCCGAATATCCCAATGACTGCGCGCATCCGCATTGCTGTCCAGACGGACAAAGGGTTTGAGGAGAAGGCTTGCCCCATCACTGAAGGCATGATAGAGCTCAGGTGCAAGGACAACAGAGGCATTATGCTCCTTCTGGGCAGGGTATTTTGGTTCTTCTGGGAAATATCGTCCTTCAAGGACTATATTCCCGGCCAACTCAAAAGCGAAAGCCTGCAGAGGAGAGAGAAGAAAAAGAGGCGTTGCCGCTGTGAGTACTATGGATCGTAAACGTTTTTTTCTGCGACGCGTTATCTGCATATCGATAATGGATCAGAAATCATCGGGCCCTTTTCAAGCTATTTTTCTTAAAGTCATTCTCAGTTAAACCTGTCTGGAATCGGTACTGGCTGTAGAGCAGGACGGTGGATTTTCCGCTCTGATGGTTGATCATATGCATTTCCCCAGCCCGCCAGTATTGTCCCTTATATTGCTTGTAGCCTTTCAGGGTCAGGGTCTTCAATAGGCTGTTCTTGCGGTCATAAAAATCCACCTTACGGATGCGGTACTCGTCGCTATCCCGCCAAACGACCTGGCGGCTATAACCTGAGTTGTCCCGATCAACAGGATAATATGCAGACACCGTGCAGGCATGGCCATCAAGGTCTTCATCTCGAAGATATTTATAAGTATACTCCTCAATCTCCTGACTGGAAATATCCTCATAGGAAAACTCAGAGCCGACAAAGGAGCCGGATTTATTGCGGGAGTTAATCCGCTTCACCCGTTTCAGGGCGGGCAGATACAGCCACTGTTCGTCATCACCGGATTTATGGGAAAAGGTCAACAGGGCTGTCCCTCGGACATCACGGGGAGTATGAAAAAGAGCCAGGCTCTTGTCGCCATCATCTTTTACCTCCAAAATCTTATTGGTCATCTCCCGGCGACTCTCCTGACCGTTTCTGTTACGCAGGATCATCACCATGTTCGCAACCAGATCACCAAAACCCTGATCACGGCGTTCCGCTTCCTGGACAATGGCCAGTCCTTTCTCTTCAGGCGTCTCTGCAAGACTGGTTTTTCCGCAGGGCGGCAAAAAAAATACGCTCACCAGGAGCACCCCTGACAAGACTACAAAAAACCTCATAACATTCACCTCATATTCTGAATATTTTTCCCGTTAGGGAATTTCCAAAAAATACGCTCCCCATTTTGGTATATGTTGTAAGGACAAGGCCCCTGTGCCTGCCCGATAAGCAAGGGCAAACACAGGGGTTCGCTCCTACGGTGCTTGACATAACGGGTAAGATATTTCTTGTTAAATTCCTTACTCAAGCGCAGACAATATTACTCGCTTAGTGCAGACAGAGATGCCCTCGGACGATCGAATTGTAACAGCAGGACAGGAAGAAAGAAGAAATCCAGCAACAGGGCAAAGCTGATCGTAATCGCGGTCATACTGCCCATATGTGCGTTGATCTGAAAACCTGAGCAGGCAAGGACAATAAAGCCCCCAACCAGGGTGACCGTCGAGATCCACATGGGCGCAGCAACGGTCCGAAAGGCAAAACGGACTGCGTCTTCCGGAGACATCGCATGTTCGGTCCGCCCCCGCTGATATTTAGCGAGAAAATGAACGGTATCATCCACGACAATCCCCATGGTCATAGCGATCAGGACAGAGACGGCCAGCCCGACCTGACCAACAGCATATCCCCACACGCCAAAGCCCATAAATGCCGGAGCAATATTGGGAAGCAGGCTCAGCAGACCGAGTTTGAAGCTCCGCAGCACAACAATCATAATGAGCGAAATCAGGGTCAGGGCAAGCAATGAAGAAGAAAGCATGGATCTGATATTACGGGCCGAGAGGTGAGAATACATCATGGTCACCCCGGAACCATGCGTATACATGGTGGGCGGGGCATTCTTGGTGAGCCAGTCCCGGCCTGCGCTTTCCAACTCGCGCATCTCCCGGGTACTTGCCCCAACCAGGGAGACCGTCATCCTCGTAGAGGATTTATCCACATTGATCCGGTCGTTTAAATCCAGGCCAAAAGGCAGATTCATCTCATAGAGCAGGAGGTATTGGGCAGCCAGATTCCGTTCTTCCGGGAGCCTGTAATAGGCCGGGTCGTTCCCATGCATATTGCGATTGATCTGCTTCATGATATCCGTCATAGTATACACATGGCGAACATATTTTTGCTGACGAAACCAGTTGGCAAAGGCCTCAACGGTTCGCTGATATTCCGGTTCATTGATGCCCCCCTCCTCTCCTGACTGAAGATCCCAATCAATGATATACATACCGGTCAGATTCTTCGCAGTAAAATCTGTGGCTCGGCGAAAATCAAAACGCGGGCTGAAAAACTTGATAAAATCATCATCCAGTTGGATACGGGGGATCCCTGTGGTGACGCCGATGACCATGATGATCATTGCCCAAAAGATGGCGAAACGCCTGCGTATAATCATATCGGCAAGACGTTCATAGATATGTGCCGTTGAGGTTGAGGACAGTTGAGCCGCCTTAAGGGGCAGAACTGCAACCAGGGCGGGCAGGAGAAGCACTGAATAAAAAAAGGCGCTCATGATACCCATTGCCACCACATTGCCAAGATCGCGGAACGGCGGGGCATCGGAAAAGTTCATGGTCAGGAAGCCCACAGCAGTGGTCAGACTGGTGACCAGTACTGGCCAAAAATTGATCCGAAGGGATTGCGCAATGGCCTGACGCCGATCAAGCCCGTTCCGCATCTGGTGAAACATCGTGGTCAGAATATGGACAGAATCGGCAACAGCCAGGGTAAGAATAATGGTCGGAGCATTGGCTGAAGCCGGATTCATAGGGATTCCCAGCCAACCAGCCAGGCCGAGTCCGGTCAGGGTAGAAAAAATAATCACCAAAAAGGTCAGGCCCATACCAAGTGCTGAACGCAAACAGATAGCCAGGATCAGCAAAAGAAGCCCGCACATGATGGGGACCAGTAGCCTGATATCCTCCTTGGCAGCCAACTCAAAGGTCGTATCGATCATCACCACTCCGGTGACGTAGATATCCAGCTGGGGATATTTTTTTTGCATCTCCGCTTGCAAGGCATAGGCAGCCTCTGCAATGGTGTCCGAGGCCTTGCCATTGTCATCCGGCTTCACCACATTGACA is from Candidatus Electrothrix sp. GW3-4 and encodes:
- a CDS encoding outer membrane lipoprotein-sorting protein translates to MRFFVVLSGVLLVSVFFLPPCGKTSLAETPEEKGLAIVQEAERRDQGFGDLVANMVMILRNRNGQESRREMTNKILEVKDDGDKSLALFHTPRDVRGTALLTFSHKSGDDEQWLYLPALKRVKRINSRNKSGSFVGSEFSYEDISSQEIEEYTYKYLRDEDLDGHACTVSAYYPVDRDNSGYSRQVVWRDSDEYRIRKVDFYDRKNSLLKTLTLKGYKQYKGQYWRAGEMHMINHQSGKSTVLLYSQYRFQTGLTENDFKKNSLKRAR
- a CDS encoding MMPL family transporter; this encodes MKKEDKLMEMFEARLGRFVITYRIPLILLCLLFVAGTGYGTRFLTFSSNSRMFFSEDNPELQAFNALEQTYTKFENVFFTLAPKSQNVFSRDVLSAVQDLTERAWQLPYSSRVDSITNYQHTQVEGDDLIVEDLVDNGEHLTDGQLEEIRNIALNEPLLQGRLISPTGHVTGVNVNVVKPDDNGKASDTIAEAAYALQAEMQKKYPQLDIYVTGVVMIDTTFELAAKEDIRLLVPIMCGLLLLILAICLRSALGMGLTFLVIIFSTLTGLGLAGWLGIPMNPASANAPTIILTLAVADSVHILTTMFHQMRNGLDRRQAIAQSLRINFWPVLVTSLTTAVGFLTMNFSDAPPFRDLGNVVAMGIMSAFFYSVLLLPALVAVLPLKAAQLSSTSTAHIYERLADMIIRRRFAIFWAMIIMVIGVTTGIPRIQLDDDFIKFFSPRFDFRRATDFTAKNLTGMYIIDWDLQSGEEGGINEPEYQRTVEAFANWFRQQKYVRHVYTMTDIMKQINRNMHGNDPAYYRLPEERNLAAQYLLLYEMNLPFGLDLNDRINVDKSSTRMTVSLVGASTREMRELESAGRDWLTKNAPPTMYTHGSGVTMMYSHLSARNIRSMLSSSLLALTLISLIMIVVLRSFKLGLLSLLPNIAPAFMGFGVWGYAVGQVGLAVSVLIAMTMGIVVDDTVHFLAKYQRGRTEHAMSPEDAVRFAFRTVAAPMWISTVTLVGGFIVLACSGFQINAHMGSMTAITISFALLLDFFFLPVLLLQFDRPRASLSALSE